Within Marinomonas mediterranea MMB-1, the genomic segment TAGACAGGCTTTAGGCAGACGCTTAAAAAGCAAGATAGGTATGCTAAGAACAGAATAAATAAGGTGCCATAGATGCTTATGTTTAAAACAGGGATTGGACGTGCAAAAAGCAAGATAAAAGCAATCGAAAGTACAATCCCCGGCATGGCATAAGGTACTTCTATTAGGCTGGTTAGGAGCACTCTAGTTCTGAGTGGAGCACGTGTCAGCAAATACCCCAATGGAAGGCAAAGGAACATCAGCACAATAGACGCACTGAATGCTAATGTAAGGCTGTTGGAGAAAGCACGAAGCGTTGCACCTTGTCGGCTTAGCATCTCGACATATGCGTTTATGGTAAAAGTGTCGGCGGTTAGTGGGACACCCAAAGCTGGAACGAATGAGCTTATTATGAGCGCGATGCATGGGATCACAAGGATGAGTACCAAGATCGTAAACAACAGCGCTTCGGTGATGGCGCGCCAGATTCCGAGTTTAAAAGAAATCGATGATGCACTGTGACCGATCAGCGCAAATTGACTGCGTTGTTGAATCCACTGTTGTAAGAGCATACCCACTAATACAAGTACTGATATCAACATAGAGAGAGAAGCCACGTTACTTAGGGTATCAGGACCGAACCCCGCCATTTGTTGGTAAATAAGCGTTGGAAGAACGACGTAATTTATGGGTATGCCAAGCATCGCAGGAATACCGAAATTGCCAATCGAGGAGACAAATGCCAATGCTCCACCTGCAACCAGCGCACTTCGCGTTAGAGGAACGATGATGTCGATCCATAATCTAACTTGTGAAGCAGACGATATTCTTGCTGCCTCAATTAGATCTATAGGAAGGCACAAAAGCTGAGTACGAAGCGCCAGAAAAACCAACGGAGCGCTTTGAATTCCCAAGAGTATTGCGATCCCCTCTGCCGAGTAAACGGGGTTTGGGCTCCCAAGTGGCGGCGCAATACCTAACGTATTTAAAATGGGGCTAGCGGGCCCGAATAACTGAATCCAACTTAGCGCCGTTACTTGAGGGGGGATCATCATAGGGAGCATAAATAAGAACACCCATATGCTACGGCCTCTAATATTTGTCAGAGTGACCAAAAAAGCGAAGCTTGCGCCGAGCACTAAAGCGATCAAGGTACCGATGCCAGAGGTATAAAATGTGTTGCTTAGTGCTGTCCACGTTTTTGGGTGCGTCATCATCGCAACGAGTGGAGAGTTTAATCCTGTATCAACCTTATTTAGTGCTTCCATGACGAGTTTTAACGTTGGCAGGATACTAAGCAAAGCAATCAGCATAAACATTAAAAGTGATAGCCAGCGAAGCTGGCTATCGGTACGACTAACTATCATAAAACGGCCTTATTAATGAAACACACGCAGGTGATTAACCCTCAAAGATTTCGCTAAAGCGCGCTTTGTTCGCCTCGTTGTTTTTTAATGTCTTGGCAGCGTCAAATGGCATAAGTTTGATCTTGTCTCGGCTCGGAAAACCTGCTGGAACGGGCATGTCACTGCGTGCAGGCAGGTAGCCTTGGTCGAGCACCAACTGCTGTCCTTTTTGGGAAAGCAGAAAATCAACGAATTTTTTTGCTGCGTCTTTATGCTTCGATTCTTTCATGATGGCAACGGGCTCTGTTACCATACTCACACCACTTTTTGGGAACACGAATTCGATCGGTGACCCTTTGCGAGCTTCACGGATAGCTAAGAAGTCCACGATAACGCCGTATGATTTAGAACCAGAAGACACCGCTTTCAGTACGCCTCCGTTTCCGCCTTGTGCCATCGCTTTATTGGCGTGAAGTTCACTGTAGAATGTCCAGCCTAAGTTGGGGTTGTCAGTTAGTGTCGCTAAGTGAATAAGAGCGGCGCCAGAATACAATGGGCTTGGCATCGCAATCTGGTTCATATATTCCGGTTTCGCAAAGTCAGACCAGTCTGTTGGGCGTTCTGCTGCACGCGTGTTACGAACAATTCCACTGGTGATCAGTTTGGTACCGTAGTAATAGCCTTTTTTGTGATAAAGAGATGCGTCGTATTGGTTACGGTAGTCGCTTAAATAAGGGTACAGGTAATCACCATCAACCATAGATTCCATTGTTACGCTGTCTGCGATAAGCAAAACATCCGGTTTAGTGACACCGCTGTTTAGCTCTGCTCGAAGTTTCGCCATCAATTTTGTTGTTCCATCTCGTACCCATTCAACGTCGATATTTGGGTTTTGCTTTTCAAATGCATCAACGGTCATTTGAGCGTCTTTATTTGGTTGGCTGGTATACAGCACTAATGTTTCTGCGGCGCTTGCTGACATTGGAATGGTAAGAGTGAGTAGTCCTGTCGTGATCAAAGATTTCATAGTCATGATTAATTACCCTAGGTGGCTTTTTAGAAGACGTTGAAACAGTAACGCCATATTTTGACACTAAGATGACCAATTACTTTCGTTTGAAGCTAAACGACTTTCGTTTCTTTAATAATGTATTTGGAAGGGGTATATGAACCATCGTCAGCGCGATATCGTTAAGTGGATTAATCAAAACGGGCGTCATTCGATCAATGCATTGGCGGCTGTGTTTGAGGTGTCGGTACAGACAATACGCAGTGATATTAGGCTACTGTCTGAGCGAGGGCTAGTGCTTAGGAATCATGGAGAGGTGGTCCCTTTTCCCAACAGAGAAAATATCAGTTTTGATCAGCGGCGTATTCACAATATGCAGGGCAAGCTCCGTATCGCAGAGTTAGCCTTGTCAAAAATTAACGATTATCAATCGATATTTTTAGGCTCTGGGTCGACGGTTGCAGAAGTGGCAAAGGCATTAGAAATCAAGAAGGAGCTGCATGTTATGACATCGAACCTGCATGCGGCGAGAGTTCTAAGTGACCACACAACAGGAGAGTTGACGATTGCAGGAGGGAAAATTAGAAAGCGAGATCAGGATGTGATCGGGGCTGATGCTGTGAACTTTTTTCAAAAATATCGTGCCGATGTAGGTATATTTTCTGTTTCAGCCATTGATAAGCAGGGAATGTTATTTGACTTCACCGATGATGATATCAGCGCATTAGAGGTGCTGGTTAACAATTGCCACTATCGCATTTTAGTGATTGATAGTACGAAATTTGAAAAAGAGTCAAGGTGCGTATGGGGAAGGCTCAGTGACATAAATTGTTTAATTACTGATCGAGCTCCAGCTCAGTACTTGTTGAGTAAAATTCGTGCTTTTGGCGTGGAGGTTTTGTTTTAATGTTATCTAAAATCTCCTTGAATGCCCCGATATATTCTTATTTTTGAATCTTTTCTTATTATTAACATATTGATATATATAGTAATATGTATTTCAACTATACATTGGTCTTACTTGGCGTCCTGCCTTTTGGGTGTTAACCTTCGCGCTTTAAGCTCAATTAGAACTTCCTAAAGTTCGTTTCCCTGTTCCCAGTATCAAACTTGCTTATGCAAATGGAGTAATCATGGCGGTTAGTAAATGGTCTTTGGCTCAACAGTTGCGGTTAGGCGCGTTTCTGTTAGTCAGCACTGTAATGGCGGTTTTTATTGTCGTTGTCGGTTTTCAATCTGTTGGCGTTCTAACGTCTTTACAAAACGATGAGCAAGAACGAAAAGTTGATATGTTATCGTCGCAGTTAGCGACGATCTACGGTTCGTTTATTCGAAGTACAGATATGCTCTCATCGGTATTTGGCAGTTATTATGATCAAGGTTTTCAGCTTGATGAACAGCGCAGTGTGACGATTGCGGGAAATAAGGCTCCGAGTTTGACCTATGAGGGCAAATCCGTTGCGCAGGACTTTTCTAAAGTCGATCAATTTACCAAGGTGACGGGAGGTACGGCAACGGTATTTGCTCGCAGTGGTGACGATTTTATTCGTGTTGCGACATCCCTAAGAAATGAGCAAGGCAAACGCACGATAGGCACGTATTTAGGTAGGTCTCATCCAGCGTATCAACGTTTGATCAACGGACAAAGCTTTGTGGGTGAAGCGAAGTTATTCGGAAAAGCGTATTTGACCAAATACGTTCCAGTAACAAACTCTTCTAACAAGGTTATTGCGATATTGTACGTCGGTTTCCCTATCTCGAAAATGTTGGCTGAGCTTCGAGACAACCTTGAAGAGGTCAAGTTTGGCGATAGTGGTTATGCGGCACTTGTTTACAACGATACATCGCTCAAAGGTTATTTGATTGCGCATAAGACCCACCATGATGTGTCTTTAACGAAAATATACGACGATAACCAAGAGCTGCAAATGTTATTGTCCGATGAAAAAGGCTCTTTTGAAACCTCAAGAGCGAAGTACGGCGATATTCTGGTCAGCTTTGAAAAAGTCCCTAACTCACCTTGGACCATTTATGGTGTGAGTATGCGAAGTGAGCGTCTTGATCAAATTACACCTTTGTTGGTCGCTTTGTTTCTCTTTTCTGCTGTTGCGGTATTAGTCCTTGTTGTTGCTTTGGGTTACTTTGTCAGCCGATCACTTAAGCCCCTACAAGGGATAACGCAAATTTTAGAGCGTGTTGGAAAAGGCGAGTTGACCGATAAGCTTGAGGTTAAAGTGGACGAAAACACACGTAATGAAGTTGATCGATTAACGTTATCGACATCGAGAATGCTAGACAGCTTCGTGTCCCTTATCACCAGTGTTCAAAGATCTGGATATGAGATTTCGTCTGCTTCGACACAGGTGGTGAACTCTAGCAATGATATGCGCAATGTTGCGGAAAGAAGTAACGTCGAGACGGCGGAAGTATCGAATGCGATTACCGAAGTGTCTCATTCCATTCAGCACGTCGCGACAAACGCGTCCGTTGCATCGGATGAGGCATTCTTAACCACCGAACTTGCAGACAAAGGCTCTGACGTTGTCGGCAGTGTCTCAAGCGCAATTATTAAGTTAAAAGAAGAGTTTGCGCTGGCTACGCAAGCGATTAATCAAGTAGAAAACGACAGTACCGACATTGGTAACGTGGTAGAAGTGATTAATGAGGTGGCTGAGCAGACAAACTTACTTGCATTGAACGCTGCTATTGAAGCCGCTCGTGCTGGAGAGCAGGGTAGAGGTTTTGCTGTGGTTGCGGATGAAGTTCGAGGGCTGGCTAAACGTGTTCAAGAGTCAACGCAAGAAATTCGAGATGTAGTGGAAAAGCTGCAAGCGAATGCGAATAACGCATCATCACGTATGTTGCAAGGCGGCCATCAAGTAGAAGAAACGGTTGCACAAGTTGAGCACGCAGGACAAACATTGGAAGAAATTCGCTCAGCAGCAGAGCAAGTGCGTGCGCGTATGCAAGAGGTTGCCAGTGCTACCGAAGAGCAGAGTGCTGTTGCCGAGCAAATTCGTATTACCAGTGACTTACTCAAAGAGTCTTCGAAAAATACGGCCTCAGAAGCAGGTCAAAATGAAGATGCGAGTAATGAAATGCTTAGATTTGCGGGTGACCTTCAGCAGCAGGTCAGTCAATTTAAACTTCAGTAGGTTAATACAGACTTCAATTGACATCGCTTAGATTCATTTGAGAAAACTGAAACAAAAAAAGAGAGTGGCACTTGCCCTCTCTTTTTTTGTTAAATACTTTTTTATACGACCATTCCTGCTTTTCTGCCTAGTTAAGGGAGAACAGTTAAGGGAGAACAGTTAGGGGATAACAGTTGGGCGTGAACTTTTTTACTTCTCTGAGGTGATGGTTTGCAGCTACAAAGTGTTCATTATCCTGCTCACTGTAACGATAGAGGTTTGCGGCTATAGAGTTTTGTTAGCTACGGAGGCTTAGAGTTACAGAGTCCTATAGTTACAGGGGGGCGTAACGATAGAAATAGTAGGGAGCTAAAAAGCGATGTTTCTAACGATCAGAGAGAAGGGCGGTGTTCTGATCAACGCTGTAAATTGTCCAACGTTTTACATCTGCTGTTTGACGAGCAAAAATCTCAGCGACAACGCGACGGTTTTGTTCACGACCTGTGGCAGTATCATTTGTTGCAATAGGTCTAGTCTCGCCGTAACCAACGCCTTTTACGCGGCTTTTACGAACCAT encodes:
- a CDS encoding methyl-accepting chemotaxis protein, whose amino-acid sequence is MAVSKWSLAQQLRLGAFLLVSTVMAVFIVVVGFQSVGVLTSLQNDEQERKVDMLSSQLATIYGSFIRSTDMLSSVFGSYYDQGFQLDEQRSVTIAGNKAPSLTYEGKSVAQDFSKVDQFTKVTGGTATVFARSGDDFIRVATSLRNEQGKRTIGTYLGRSHPAYQRLINGQSFVGEAKLFGKAYLTKYVPVTNSSNKVIAILYVGFPISKMLAELRDNLEEVKFGDSGYAALVYNDTSLKGYLIAHKTHHDVSLTKIYDDNQELQMLLSDEKGSFETSRAKYGDILVSFEKVPNSPWTIYGVSMRSERLDQITPLLVALFLFSAVAVLVLVVALGYFVSRSLKPLQGITQILERVGKGELTDKLEVKVDENTRNEVDRLTLSTSRMLDSFVSLITSVQRSGYEISSASTQVVNSSNDMRNVAERSNVETAEVSNAITEVSHSIQHVATNASVASDEAFLTTELADKGSDVVGSVSSAIIKLKEEFALATQAINQVENDSTDIGNVVEVINEVAEQTNLLALNAAIEAARAGEQGRGFAVVADEVRGLAKRVQESTQEIRDVVEKLQANANNASSRMLQGGHQVEETVAQVEHAGQTLEEIRSAAEQVRARMQEVASATEEQSAVAEQIRITSDLLKESSKNTASEAGQNEDASNEMLRFAGDLQQQVSQFKLQ
- a CDS encoding ABC transporter substrate-binding protein produces the protein MTMKSLITTGLLTLTIPMSASAAETLVLYTSQPNKDAQMTVDAFEKQNPNIDVEWVRDGTTKLMAKLRAELNSGVTKPDVLLIADSVTMESMVDGDYLYPYLSDYRNQYDASLYHKKGYYYGTKLITSGIVRNTRAAERPTDWSDFAKPEYMNQIAMPSPLYSGAALIHLATLTDNPNLGWTFYSELHANKAMAQGGNGGVLKAVSSGSKSYGVIVDFLAIREARKGSPIEFVFPKSGVSMVTEPVAIMKESKHKDAAKKFVDFLLSQKGQQLVLDQGYLPARSDMPVPAGFPSRDKIKLMPFDAAKTLKNNEANKARFSEIFEG
- a CDS encoding ABC transporter permease, which produces MIVSRTDSQLRWLSLLMFMLIALLSILPTLKLVMEALNKVDTGLNSPLVAMMTHPKTWTALSNTFYTSGIGTLIALVLGASFAFLVTLTNIRGRSIWVFLFMLPMMIPPQVTALSWIQLFGPASPILNTLGIAPPLGSPNPVYSAEGIAILLGIQSAPLVFLALRTQLLCLPIDLIEAARISSASQVRLWIDIIVPLTRSALVAGGALAFVSSIGNFGIPAMLGIPINYVVLPTLIYQQMAGFGPDTLSNVASLSMLISVLVLVGMLLQQWIQQRSQFALIGHSASSISFKLGIWRAITEALLFTILVLILVIPCIALIISSFVPALGVPLTADTFTINAYVEMLSRQGATLRAFSNSLTLAFSASIVLMFLCLPLGYLLTRAPLRTRVLLTSLIEVPYAMPGIVLSIAFILLFARPIPVLNISIYGTLFILFLAYLSCFLSVCLKPVYSAMSQLDKALEEAAQISGAGVFRRLIDIVLPLTAPAFFAGALLVFLISVNELTVSALLWSAGNETLGVLIFNLDESGDSVLASAISVLVVLLVVMIMACLSLLAPRLPKGIIPWHD
- a CDS encoding DeoR/GlpR family DNA-binding transcription regulator yields the protein MNHRQRDIVKWINQNGRHSINALAAVFEVSVQTIRSDIRLLSERGLVLRNHGEVVPFPNRENISFDQRRIHNMQGKLRIAELALSKINDYQSIFLGSGSTVAEVAKALEIKKELHVMTSNLHAARVLSDHTTGELTIAGGKIRKRDQDVIGADAVNFFQKYRADVGIFSVSAIDKQGMLFDFTDDDISALEVLVNNCHYRILVIDSTKFEKESRCVWGRLSDINCLITDRAPAQYLLSKIRAFGVEVLF